Within the Miscanthus floridulus cultivar M001 chromosome 2, ASM1932011v1, whole genome shotgun sequence genome, the region TTAGCAGGAGATACTGCTGCTGCGATTAATTTATAaagctaatttattgtgagaaaaaaatattattttatagcttaaaaaaataaaattaattctaACCGACAAGCTCAAACAAGCAGGACCCTCGTCTCGTCAGGGGTGCTCTGCTATCCTAGTCGTAGCAGCTTGCATGGCCCAGCGCAATttatctttgtttttttttctttttcttttgctagCTAGCTAGTCTCTCCAGGATGCCACTTGATGCCAATGTGGCACCTGCGACTGACGTCGACAAGACTACGTTACTATAGCTAGTCTCTCCAGGATTAGTTAGAGCTGCAGGCTGTAGCTGCGCTAAGGCCTCAGGAACTTGCCTCGGTAAAggtaggcctggtttagtttaaaaagttttttcaaaaaatgttatagtAGCTATTCTATCGAattttacgatacgtgcatggagcattaaatgtagacgaaaaaaaattaattacacagttttgttggaaatcacgagacgaacgttttgagcctaattagtccataattgaatactaattgccaaataaaaacgaaagtgctacagtagctaaattcccaaatttcactcACCTAAACACAGCcgtagtgcctgtttagttctcaaaattttgcaaaatttttcaagatttcccgtcacatcgaatctttggatgcatgcatgaagcattaaatataaataaaaaataaaactaattacacagtttagacgaaattcacgagacgaattttttaagcctaattagactatgattggacactaattattaaataaaaacgaaaatgctacagtatcattttccaaaaaaattcGCCAGCTAAACGAGGCCCGTAGAAGGAACCTCTGCCACTGTATACCTGCTGGACCTGCCATGCCTGTCTGTCTGATCTTTCAGCAGGTCAATAGTAGGTGAATTTCCTAAACATCCATCCGGAGTTCCGGACAACAGCATGAATGCTGCTGCACCGAAACCCAACCCAAGAGTGAGGAGAGTCAGCAGTGGTAGGTGCTTACAGTAACAGTGGCCACACCATCACCACACGCCCTGTAGCAAGGCGGTGCAGTACTACGGCATGCCATGAAGAATATACTTACGACGACGGGCGGGACACAACACGAAAAGGCGCACGATCAACAAAAAAAACGCAGCGGTGCCAAGCCAGCGCCCATGATTCGACGTCGGCGGCCAGAACTCCAACCAGCAACACACAGGAATTCACATGTCATTTGCGCTCGGAACAGCTCGTGGTTGGAACCGACGAGCTACACAGCGGTGGCGTGCGTCAGGACACGCACAAGGGGATAATGCATCCGACAAGAACAAGATATAAAAAAAGCCTGGAGTGGATTAAACAAAAACCAAACCTGTGTTGGCTGAAATGATATGATACTTCCTCTGCTGTCAGTGTGGTAAGAAGCGATGGCCAACCTCCCGTGCATGCTCTGCCTAATGATTCCAATCCAGTCACACCTGCTGCACCTTTTTGTGCACCTGATCTGATCGATGCCGTCTTCTTAAGCAACCAGAACAGATTAGGAGGCTACAGCCACACAAAGACAATCACAAGCCAACTCATTTCATTGCAAGTGTGAAACACTATGATATCAACTGCATGCGGCATGCCAGATAACATTCTCTGCTCAAAGACCTCTAGTTAAATAAGTAATAACATCGTATCCAGGTTAGGTCACTGGCGCCTTACATCACATTACCTCACAATCAATCAAGGAGCTGAAAAGTTTCAGAAACGAATAGCCATTCTGATTAGGAGGAACTCCATTTACACACATGGGATCTGCCATAATCGTGTAGGTAGCAGCCAACACCATCTAGGTCCCAAGttaaaaggaagaaaaaaaatcacACACCCACAAACTTCTCCAATCACCACAAATACAGGCATTGGCAGTAAACGCATAGGAAGCACAACACCTCGTCAAacagagacaaaaaaaaaaaagaacaacagAACAACACTAATAGTACAGCCACTGTCCGGCTACTTGctgtttttctttttcagtaAGCTCCCAAACTTCTTCAGCAGaggcttgttctttttctgctGCTGTGGTTTCGTAGGAGACATTGCCACTTTAGTCACCATATCCTCTGGTACGGTCGTCCCGTTTGCACTCTCGGTGCTGCTGTCCTTCTTCGAGTCTAATTCATCATTGGACGATTCAGTTTCTTGTCTTTTGTTTTCGGTCTGTGCTTCCTTCTCGAAGCTAACTTTGTTGCTCTCTTGTAAGCTGAGCTCAGTTTTCAGTTCCTCTTGTTCCACCTTGCTGTCATCTTTCTCTTCATGCTTCGATTCTCCGTTGGAGTTCATATCGGCTGCGTCAACTTCAAGCCTTGGTTTTTTATCATCAGTTTCTTCCATATCTTCATTTTCTGCAACAGAACGGATAACTTCTTCACGCACAGAATTGTGGGCCTCATCAACAACCACCAGCTTCTCTTCCTCCTCAGGATGCTTCTTTGTCATGGCTTCAGCAAGAAGAGCAGACAGCTCGTCTATTTTCCTCATGGCATCAGCTTCTCGCATCCTGAATTCATCATTCTCCTGGGTTATGCTCTGCAATGCATTCTCTTTGTCAAGTAATCGCTCCTTCAGTTGCGAACTCTCAGCCTTTGCCTCCTGCACAGCCTTGTTGGCTTCAGCAACCGCCGACTCCGTGTATGTCAGTTTCTCTTGAAGCCTCTCGATCTCAATCTTAGACTCCTGTGCAGCAATGTTGGCCTCAGCAACCTCTGATCCCGTGTGTGCAAGTTTCTCTTGAAGCCTCTCCTTCTCGGCCTTTGCCTCCTGCACTGCATCCTTGGCTTCAGCAACTGCTGATTCTGTGCACGCCAGTTTCTCCTGAAGCCTCTCTTTCTCTTCATTGACTGCTTCAAGCTCCTGCTCTGCACCTCGCAGTGATGCACATACATGCTCGGCTTCTTCTTTAAGAGCAGCAATTTCTTGTTCAGACTGTTTGCTAGCCGTGATAAGGTCAAGCTCCTTAGATTCACATTCTTCTCTGTACTTGCTCACCTCAGCCTCCAGCTTCTCCACAGTTTCCCTTAGGTAAGTTATGTCATGTCTTGCCTCATCAAGCATTACCTCATAACTCTCTTCCATACTCTTCAGGGACATCTTCAGATCACCTATCTGTGCAAGAGCATGTTCATAATCATCTTCTTTCTTCTGAAACCTATCATGTGCTTCCTGTGCCTTGCAAAATGCCTTATCCAATGCAGCAGTAAGATCCTCAATTgcccttttctctctctcctcaCTGTCTCTAGCATCATCCAGCTCACTAATGAGCTTGGTTTTCTCCTCAGTCAGGCCTTCAATCTTTGTGATAGCAGTCCTCTCATTGTCCAAAGCCTCTGAGGCAGCTAGTTCTGCAGCATCAAGCTTGTTCCTCAGAACATCTATTGTAGTCTGCAGCCCAAACACCTCTTGCTGCGATGCATCCAGATGCTCATTTGAATCATTTACATCTGCTAAAAGCCTAGCCACCTCAATTTCCAAGGCAGTTGTCTTTCCTTTAAGAACTTCAATTTCCGATTCTCTATCTTGCAGTATCAACTGGGTCTTGTCCAGCTCTTCAGTCGTGGAGGCAAGTGAGTCACTTTTGAACTTCTCGGACAAAGTAACTTCCTCCAATTTCATCTCAAGTGATCCTGACTTCTCCTTCCATTCTTCTAACTGCTGACGGATGTCTGCCTCGACCTTCTGCACATCAGCTATCTCTGATTTAAGCTCCTCAATCATTTTTTCTGCTTCGGCCAACCTCTCCTCAAGGACTTTTGCCTCCTCAAGTTTGCCTTTCAGAGATGAAACCTCAGACTCCAGATTTTTAACAAGAAGCTCAGCTTCACGGCTTTTACTCTCTTCGCTGGCAGCACTCAAATCAAGCAAGCCTTTCAAGCGAACAACTTCATTCGAGAGGATCTCCACCTTCTCCGCATTGACCTCAGCGATCTTCATTGCATCATCT harbors:
- the LOC136527378 gene encoding WEB family protein At3g02930, chloroplastic-like, whose protein sequence is MSTMLPSSRSRSGLNESPISRGRPSTPSSNHHRPSTPSSNHRPSTPSSNHRPSTPGGTRRSSVGTPSTPRSRTNGAGGPFKSEPNSPPSAAAQKPRLSFDRSPRSGDTKPVVERRVPKIGTTPEKQLRREAELQARLESAQEDLKKAKDQLAFILGERDRLVGELNEAKRVTDETHERLQDALMAKRWAEEATEIEKFRADELEQAGIDEAQRREEEWQREIECVRGQHAADLETLVNTTEELERLRRDLSMANEAKKAALGHADDAMKIAEVNAEKVEILSNEVVRLKGLLDLSAASEESKSREAELLVKNLESEVSSLKGKLEEAKVLEERLAEAEKMIEELKSEIADVQKVEADIRQQLEEWKEKSGSLEMKLEEVTLSEKFKSDSLASTTEELDKTQLILQDRESEIEVLKGKTTALEIEVARLLADVNDSNEHLDASQQEVFGLQTTIDVLRNKLDAAELAASEALDNERTAITKIEGLTEEKTKLISELDDARDSEEREKRAIEDLTAALDKAFCKAQEAHDRFQKKEDDYEHALAQIGDLKMSLKSMEESYEVMLDEARHDITYLRETVEKLEAEVSKYREECESKELDLITASKQSEQEIAALKEEAEHVCASLRGAEQELEAVNEEKERLQEKLACTESAVAEAKDAVQEAKAEKERLQEKLAHTGSEVAEANIAAQESKIEIERLQEKLTYTESAVAEANKAVQEAKAESSQLKERLLDKENALQSITQENDEFRMREADAMRKIDELSALLAEAMTKKHPEEEEKLVVVDEAHNSVREEVIRSVAENEDMEETDDKKPRLEVDAADMNSNGESKHEEKDDSKVEQEELKTELSLQESNKVSFEKEAQTENKRQETESSNDELDSKKDSSTESANGTTVPEDMVTKVAMSPTKPQQQKKNKPLLKKFGSLLKKKNSK